The following DNA comes from Rosa rugosa chromosome 5, drRosRugo1.1, whole genome shotgun sequence.
ctcttctggttgttgaagaggagggaggtttttgcagagattttttatctgcttcacaattttttcatcatcttctgtgaagttccattttcttttagaacttgttttaggagataacattgctgttaaccctgatatttttggaatgaaatctcttccataatttatgacaccaaggaatctctctagacttttggcatcaggaattctatctgggaatttccagattttctcaaggatgtgaggttggagttttatcactccattcttgatatttattcctaggaaatcaacttcatcaaggataaagaagattttcttttcacctaggataattccatgctgaactatcagctttacaacctcatggaggtgtttcatgtgttcttctctgtttttggagaagacaagaatgtcatctatgtagacgacgcagaactccgcaacatgtttgaagatattatccatttttctctggaagatggagggagcttgcttgagaccaaaaggcattaccaaccattcgtaatgtccttgtggtgttccgaatgcagtgagaggcacactctcaggatgcatcttgacttgccaaaaacccgactttgcatcgaattttgaaaagactttagctcctctgagctggttgatcagcactcttacttgagcaatttgataaccgtctttgacagtcttcttattgacatctctgtagtcaataacCATTCTAGTTTTTCCTCTAagggtttctgcatgatttctcacgtagaatgctggagcatgatgagggctagtggaaggttgaatcaatctcttgttcaggagatctttaatatattttctgaattctttttggtcttcctctttgtattgaggaatggctttgacatgacagatggcattcatgtcatgtaatcttaattcacagaccactgggtctttttcccaaaacttctgaggatctacatcgatgttctgctcgagtagtttcttgattctttcaagagtgggaattttctgagactcaagcttattctgaaagtgcttgaggttatgctcatgaatgaaactagcttcttcttcttcactagtttctgcttcttcttcttcttcgtcagaagattcttcaacaagtaattcttgttgttgtttgatttggagtatgggttcaaatttgggtttgtaggaggtaagatcaccactattctgttgcgatctctgatattgagtagtgaagtttggtcctaccacacttttggcttgagtaagccgatctgcccagaacacccattctccttttctgaagcctattgcttcttcatcctgaataaatctctgttggagaatgaaatcattacccaacaagaaatctgcgccttggccttcagattgccagacgttatggatgataaatgttcctccaccaatggtgatgtgaacattttttgctactttattcatggtgagatggcttccatcgaaagtaacaccagtagctgttttctttactctttccagagtttttctggaattgcaaatctttttgcaacggTAAATcccgatccattatctacaaaggcatgtagatgatattttttgtgatcagggaattttagtccaatctctatgtagttgctgtatctactcgtagagacgactttcgattgttgaagctcattttcttgagcttgttcctttggaatgaatggtttacattcttctggaacaatttctggtggttgtTCAACTagttcaaaatttaaattttcatcggttttttcttcttcgatgaattcttcctttatttttgaggaagatggttctagaatttcttggaacaaagtttctacttctttctctttttgttcagagaaatattcttcatattcttgttcaaccagttggctgacaagaccattcttggtttttcttcttgcttcagctatgaagcattctttgtgataagtcttttttgactcttcacagaacatagggagaccattcttttcatgacataagcagtagtcacaaacgaatgtaccaggattcacctgataagaagacattaaggattctgtcttgctttcttcccagtttttgattctcaaaacattcatttgtctggattcgaagtactctacttcagaatctgtctcagactcagatgaatcttcttcttcagaccaggcagaatagactgacctgtcgtcttcttcatcatcagaataggctatttcgtagcctttcatgttAGCAGtatctactatatgctcatattcttcaaagagagctttagtagatcttttacccttttccgggcattcattggcatagtgcccttcagctttacataaccaacatctgcaagctttcttgcttggttgtttatgttgatgagtattcttctttttcttgaagaatttcttttttggatcttcttccggttgtttcttgtaattggaacttttcttgaatttccaattctttctttgattactctttttgaattttttagagtaatgtttcttttttctgtagaacttggattcatgacatccccagttggttggcatatccagtattccgtaacagaaattttcaactcctttgagttgtttcttggccatcttagctccaagattggctttgcattgttcttttagtaGTTGCCGGATTCtatcggcaattcctccaactgaaaatctttcaattggtttttctgctatgctttctcgcacagctgttctccatggttcagggagtttcctgtgcaacaggttgactagatcagtgctttctagttctccaattgtacagtaatattcttgaaattcattcaagtattcttcaaaatatctcatgtcacaaattttgagagcatagatatttgatttagccgtttctctggccttttcactcatatttgcagaatctccacataactgatcgtacaggggtactgcaaaatcatacggagattttgaagctttgatatcttcaagccgttcttttcctctggccgtttctttgaaagagaaataatatttctttgctactcctgtgagagtagtttcaaagtacatctgaagatcaggagcttcgaattttccaaaggtgagagcagatgccatcatcaggctgtctacccattggtcaagagtttttctcttgtctagagttttatccagatctaactagataccaaaattggtaattggtactctgggtatcttgtcctctgggacaaatctttgagaatttctttctccatctctgcccgtaggggccttctgtatagggagttttacctttcccttttctctggtgatggaggttttagagctttctccttcctccatttcaacatcctggtagggaaggagttttctttcctttcctggattgaaatttttcatttcttcgattagtttttctaatctttcaggattttcgcaattctcagcttcttcatacagatcatagagcttttgtgctctaagcatgttgactggtctgtttagatcagcttcaaggtcttcttcagtaattggatcttcaatagtggattttgtgccactagtactagcttctTTAGTGCTGTAGCTttttctgagaagatttttgtttatcctgatattctcaggacaaacatcactttttctgtgattgtcaaaatttagactgatttctccagtctttctgctttcataaattttagcttttgcattctctgctggtagcttcggaccagataatttccattcaataggaaatgttacttcattccaagtaaccttgtggatctgttgtgaatggttcttctgactggtgaggaatccagtagtaagaccagggatatttgatatccttgtctttggctctactgtagtactcatcagtttatagtatatcctgtatactattgccaattcttgcatatctcttttcatagatatgccatctgtcttgactctcagtctgagacagtgagctgcatctttcaagctggtagagaagttggggaagcagttgaaatatgctacttggttgcacagagatgcttcaagggttcccaaaagactagcttgaaaatcttccagtctattgtcttgtaagacacatagaactgaacagtttatgccttcacgAGCTAGAagctttatgcctacttggactgctccaatatgcataaattgatatttttttgatCTGGCTCTGGCGACTTCATCTGGAGTGATCAtcagtagatctgtttctcctgttgtagagggggttgtaaattccagcaatttgaaatgatggctgtccatcaggtcaaatgttccccttttgtatatttgtttgaaatctagctttggaattgaggcgttttttacctcatgctcgatttcattgtattcaaattcttcagaatttaggagttgtactcctttctttttcccgaagatgctcatcatattgacatctcgagtttctttcgggttttcataccgaatactagtagaactagttgagggatccagaaaaatcaagtttggaacaggattctctggtctttctaatggtttgaatccattagctttcttttttactgtaggcactttcttgtccttcagtatagtcttcatagaatccagcgttttttgctgttcattgatttttttactaacacttgttagcttttcttcttccgtttttggaagccctttgatataatccagtttgttttccagtttttctaactggtggattataacaggaattttttctagatgttcttgatattctgatatttttcatcagaagattttaatagagaattcagtctctctattattaaatcagacattgtccccattggggattcccctgctgagctattttacaagctttGATatcagtgatttgcggatctaaccaatgctcaggtagtcaagaggtttttgttcctcttcaagtacatataaaagattatcaatatcttcttctaatttatagatcctggtttggagtctataaataatatctcagtagttgggagtttctctgttaagacgttctctatagtctttcaattttttcaacttttccctttcttttttcaattctttgctagtgcttttacaaatagcatttaattcaagtctgtcaacgatcgaaattatgaatagtaaaactaACTGTTTACCTTCGAGATCGAGGATGAATTTTAGCTGTAATtataatttagacaaataaattcaagatgggcccaccacgtttcatcaaaggaAAATAATAGTAAAAGCAAGATTTAGAATAAGAGAGAAGGGTACTTATGGGATAAACATTTAAGTGAAAGGAATAGTtgtgagaaaaagagaaaacttttgtgtgaatggggtttaaaataagttggtggagtgtatggggtggtatttggtattttctgggtaagtggtcattatcccATATGAATAAGCATATCCAAATGTTATAGGATACGGTGCACTCACGGATGAGCCATCCGTATTTTCTATAGTAGGCGCTATTGCCCAAAAGACATGGATAACAGATCATTATGTATGTTTTTCCTATGGGTCCCATAATATTTCATTTGTTCTTTCAGAAATAAAATACTATTTATTTTGTTCAGGtagtattttcttttttaatagcTGGTATATATTTCTACTGAAATGTATTTCTACATTCTACATTTTCATATTGAAATACTACatgtattttgtttttcttaaagGAGAAGACACACGAAAGCGGCCAAAGATTCAAACTATGGTCGAACCCAATTACAAAGGTTCGGAGGAAGATGAGTCATGAGACCCTTCTAAGGAGGTGATTGAGGCAATACGGTAATAACTTTTAGAGCTATCTGTCCAAGAATCAGACCGTTCTTCCACATAGCTTTTGGGTAATAACCTTTAAATGACCATTTCACCCTTCCGTTGAGAGGAATTGCGGCACACTGAAGAGTTTTTTACCCACTATACCTTGTTTGTGAAATATttaatgaccattttacccctctgTTAATGCATTCCAGAAATTGTCAAACTGCATATCAAATAATAATGGCATCAAATAAATGAGACAGTTGAGGAGGAGGCGGATTTGTGATGGGACTCTATTCTATATATAGAACAGAGTCAAGTTTCAGTTCTCATTACTGAAAGCAAAGAAATTAATTAAATGTTCGTTATCTTTCACCATCAATTGGTAGCCAGGTATCTGCTAGCTGGAATCCATCAAATTCATATATATGAACATTGATCTGGTACGGGGCTGGGGACTGTAAATCTTATTCGATCAGCTACTTTTATCGTTAATCATTTCTTCACGAGTATCACAGGATCCCACGTACAGTTCAACTGTTCAAGCTAGGACAGTTGGGTTCCgagtgtttttttttcaatggcctttaatttttgtttttgagttgCATCGGAGGGAAATTGAACCCTAGCATTAATTCTCAACCCTTCTTCATCGTTGGGGCTAACACTAAAGATTATGAGTCAGGTTTAATTGACTCAAAATGAtgactctcttttttttcttcaaatgaGAAAAACTCGAAAAACTTTATCATCAGGTCTCAAAATGTTTCCTTTCTTAGACAATGACTTTTTGTTTGCATTATAGACCAGCAATAAAGTGCCAATTAATAGAGAAAAAAAGTGGGCGACCTAACATATATGATCATGACTTCTCCACCAATCACcgtcttttatttatttgatcaCCATAATGAATGTTTTTCGATACTCTAATATATGAGGCCGGCTAATGTAATCTAGTTCCATGTGCATGTACACATATACGTACACATTTTATAACGAACATCTTATTGttggacaaattttttttttttcttttgagtaaGCAAAATATTTAAAGTAAAATTTCTCAAACATTGCTGTTATAAAACGCGCGCAATATCTTTCTTGGCTTTCTAAAAACTATGGATCCAGATTCTCTCCTTGGCTATCCTTGACTTCTAATCTCATCCATTCACTCAGTATATCTAAAGGTTTATAATTGTCCATCTCAGCACTCAGACTATaaattacacaaaatttggagtTTCAAGGCAAACGGCGTCTTTTTTCCCATTCTTTCCGTCAATCCCGACTCGTCTCgcctctgcttcttcttctcctcctagTAGTTTGTTCTCTGAAACTTGCTCTCTTCTACCATGGGTTCTAGATCTaattaatttcaattttgtCAGGTTTACTAAATTTCGTATATTTTAACAGAGGGAACtgtaaggtatcaaactagtcGGTATCATAATAAATTGTTACGATAGCATGTAGAGCAGTAGAGGGTAGAGCCTACGTTCCACTTAAACTAATTAGCTATATATATCTATGATTGAAGATGCATGCTAAGGATGCTTAGGAGGCTAATGTAATGTAGTTCCATGTGCATGTACACATATATTATACGTACACATTTTATAACGAACATCTTATTGttggacaattttttttttcttttgagtaaGCCAAATATTTAAATgtaaaatttctcaaccactGCTATTATAAAACGCGCGTGACATCTTTCTTGACTTCTAAAAATATCGGTCATTTGTTTTTTGTCCTTCAAAAAAATATCGATCATTTATTGGCTATTAAAACAAACGCTAGCTATAGAAGAGTAGAAATACATCAGTGATGAATCGATGTTTCATTTAATTAATATGTGGGACTCAACAATAAACTCGGCACAACGTGGACATTTTCGTTACCAATAAGGCTGTTCGCCATCCCTAACAAGTTGGCATGCATCCCAGCACTTAATAAATGGAGCCATGAAGCTAGTGCACTTTAATTAGAAGTTTAGAACAATGGATTAGATATGAGTAGTTCAGAACCATTACTTTGAGAAAATGAAGTATCACATGGAGAACACAGAAGCCTTCCTGAGGCTCTCTTCAGTTATCCTCTTGGTCCTCACTGCGTTACTAGTAGGACTTGATCACCAGACCAAATTTGTCTTCTTCACTTACAGAAAAGCTTCTTTCGACCAGGTCAATGCCCTCCTGtaagaactctctctctctctctctctctctctctctctctacaccaTGAAAGTGAATTTGGTTTGTTGGTAAATACATATAGGGTTCTGGTTTATGTTGATGCTGTGGTTGCTGGATACAATCTGGTTCGACTGTTTGGCAAGTGTTCAATGTCAGCTGGTTTAGTCAAACAAAATCCACAAGGGTCCAGCGTATACCTAGCTTGGCTTTCTCTATTGCTCGATCAGGTATTACACTTCGTCACTTCCCAGGTTCTTACTCAGTTTACTCTTAGCCATAATACCACTGAGGGCTTCTTTCATACAGTTACCGGACGGTTGACAATTCCGGTCAATCGCACCTGATAATTCTCCGTGTATTACTTCAAACGGAGATAACTAAAAATGATAACCGACTTTTTGGGGAAATAGTAAAATAttcatttttttcaaaattaatcGACACTTCTTAAAAAGAAAATGTTCATCTTATCCTTAATGATCATTCATCTTATCAAAAGCTTTCATACCACATGTATAAAGAGTCATCCACGCGTGAAGTTTTCGTCTCATCGGTAACATTTTTAACATCGCGAAAGTCTCTTACAAATGTGCGACTTACAGAATCCTTATGCTCAGCTAtcaaatttctaataaaagttaattactaaaaataaagtaattaaatagATATCGTTAAAAAAGcgttagttatgaatttttcaCTTTTGATCTATTTTTGATTTTCTAAAGTTCATGGTACCAAATCTTTACACTGACCCTTTTTCTTCTATGAAATTGGTAGCTTGGTTATGgaaaaatatcacaaatggtcactgagttatgactcattcgacacttaactcttttcaacaatatcacttaattcactcacttttacatccgtctttcacttaacccactgtcgttaattctactgttaaaaaccattaaaattgagggtatatttttctaaacactaaaaaaatgcatttctaacttaaaaaaaaaaattacaattgacaaatatttattttcaaattatatttaaattaaaataaaatccttttttattagaaatttcagaaattaaaaaaaattgaaattaagttaaaaatgtATTTTAAGCtttttgacaaatataccctcaattttaatggCTTATAACGGTAGAATTAATGATAGTgggttaagtgaaagacggatgtaaaagtgagtgagttaagtgatattgttgaaaatagagtgagttaagtgtcgaatgagttataactcagtgaccatttgtgattttTGGTCGCTTGGTTATTTCAAAATGAGTATGCAATCGTGTACAAGCTACATACATGCATGCCTAGCTATGACCTCAAAATGCCTAATCCTATGAAGAATTCATTTGAATACTGTCTAAAACACTTGTAAATTACGCCAACTACCTTTCCTTCATTTCCCGAACCACTTGGCTCTGAAAACCAATTATTTTGTTTTAGTTAAGGGGCAAGGTAGACTTCCGATCGAGGGCGATTTGAATTAATTGGGGTCCCTTTAATTTTATGACATGTCCTCCTCGAAGGGTACTTCATTTATATATTTACATGCTGTAGAGATGGGTACTTATGTCAATACACATATCTTGTAGGATATATTGTAAGGAACTAATATGATGGGTTGATTCTGTTCCTGTTAAGTTTCTTTCATTAATTGACAACACATGTCATATACATCTCCAAAGAAAATGTCATAAATCCATCTATATATATTTTCCGATAAAGACATTTCTTTTGTAAACGTTCTGACGAAGgtccgaaaaaaaaaattgaaactacTTGATTACGTAATTGTTTATAGGACAAAAATACTTTCAAGTCATTTGGTGGCTAAGAGTTCATCATAGTTATTAATCATTACATTTATCATTAATGGTAGAGATTAGATTTATACAGGTTTAGAAATCAATCGTTAATCTTAAATCTTAGATAGATATGTCTCTACATTTTTTAGCCCTTTGATGACTAAAAGATCATTACTCTTCAAGATCAACCTCAAAATATGGTCTTTATACTCGTTGAGTAATAACAAGTCTAAAATATTTTAGTTTAATTGTAACTCAATTTCCCAACCTCCCTTGCTTACCTTAAGAACTCAATAATATATTGATAATTCGAACCCTTCCCTGATGTTTTGATATTAGACGTGCGAGGTTTCTATaaataagttttgttttatttataaCTGTAAATTAACTCTAGACCAACCTCTAAAGcaattatcaaattaaaaatcaatCCCAAGAAAACAGATTGTCCAGTTTCTACATACGATCAGGATTTTAACCTACAAATTGAAATGCACGAATACTAGGCAACCTGCAGGAGAGTAGCTGGTTACATGCTGTTTTGGTCTGAGCAGTTATGCATAGATCGCTAGATTCAAGACATGTAGTATCTTTTCTTGATGAAGAAACTTGTTTTAGTTTAATTATTAGAAGCATATgaatatacagatgaattgaaATTATGAATTCGACCACAGATAGCAGTATATGTGGCGTTTGGGGCAAACTCAGCTGCGTTTCAGGCTTCATTGATAGCATTAACAGGCATATCAGAATTTCAGTGGATGAAGTTGTGCAACAAATACTCCAGATTCTGCTTTCAAATGGGTGGAGCCTTGTCATGTGGATACCTAGCATgccttctcttgattttcatatCCTTCATCACTGCCTTTAATCTGTTTAGGCTTTACTCACCCAAGAAACTGTTTCTCTTAAAGAGCATATCAGGGTGAGACCAATATCTGTATGCATGTAATTTCTGTTATGAAAGAAATAATTTTATGCTATCAGCAGGTTGAACTACATAaatattttgtataattaattaattatacgAGTATACAAGGACGTGTATTAGAATTTTCTGTGCTTGAATGTTTTTGGAATTTAATCTTACCATTTCTTCACAAATTTAAGGGTGTCTGGATAAAGGAAAAATATAAAGCAAACTAATTAATGTACAATTATTAGAACTTATAATGAacttgggtgtgtgtgtttggtggggtggtaaggctttggtctcatatataagaggtcaggagttcgagccccatcaagggtgggaatggaatggggttttttttttttttttttttttttttttttttttttaaaaaaaaaaaaagaacttgcaCTAAGGCCTGATGGAATGGGACTGTTTGTTAAATACTTATGCAAATTGATTTGTGGTATTTCTCTCCACATTGTCGAAAATGTTCAAATCCTAGCTTGAAGACTTAGTTCCTACACCTCCTCCCCCACTGCTGCCTCTGAAAGCCACGCTCATGGGTTGAAAAGTCAAGAATTTCTAGTAGTGCGTAGAGGTGACAAACAGGCCGCTAGTCCCGACCCCGGCAAGTTTAAAATTAGTCGGCAAGGCCCAAGCATTATTAAAGGTGGACAACGTCCAGCTGGCCCAAGGTATATTAGCCATGCCTAGCTGGCCCAAGGTATATTAGCCCATAAGCTGGCTCGGTCCAAGTTCGTTATGGGCCCAGTAGGGCCTGAGCAAGACATATCACGGGCCGGCCCATTATAAACATAAAATTTCCGTTTACttctaaaatataaaaaatttacatgatgagatttgaacatTAGACATCTCTGTTCAACATTTCTTGACAATTTCTCCAATGCAATTCCATTAATGTTAACAAAgtagtgaaataaaacattatattcTTGTTTTAACATTTGTCGATCCCGTTTCCAAGAACCTTACCATGTCATTGATTGATGATGTCACTACTTCCTTGGCCTTAGCCGAATCCAACGTCGTTGACATCTCGCGCAAAATTGGAAGAGCACAGCAAAGTGCAACATAGTCGTACCTGGTGGCGCGACCCCTTGCACCTCAGCCTGCAACTCTGAATGATCTTTGGCAGTTTTTCAAGCGTGTTTGGGCCTTAGATTGTGGCTTCAAGATTCAGGAACGAGGACACAATTGCTTCATTCTTGCTTTTGATCTGCTATGGCATCGCAACAATGTCATACATGGAGGACCTTGGCGTTTCAACCAAGCCTCCATCGTGCTCCAAAAATATGACGGAGTGGCTCCACTGCAATCTCTTGTCCTAGATTCACTGTTCTTCTGGGTCCGCATCTCCAACATCCCTTCATTGTTTGAGGTACCCAAAAACTTCCCTAATATCGCTTCTATTGCTGGAGATATATCGAATATGATGACAAGCTATTTACAAATCGAGGAAAGGTGAGAGTTAGGATTTCACATGAAATATCGAAacctgttctttttttttttcttttcttttttcaaaaaccCTAAAGTTGGTGCCTAGGGTGGAAGCTGAAATCAACTTCTTGTTGAAAACCTTGTGGGgaagtgaaaatacaaggacagaatatgattttctggaaaacgaggattgcagtgcactgatcaatccttactgggcagcagaaaccaaaataacaaactaaacaccagattttggttacgcagtgaaaacctcaagtatgagattaaaaacactgcggggctcttactcttgaaaacccaaaataaagatcatcattaTGAAAAGGATacgttcttttacaaactttgaatagcactagctcggctataagattcacacaaaatctaatacaaagtttgtcttccttctagaactccttcacttgaacgatcttcaaatcttgttcttctttcttcacagtctccctactgatctcgagagagtattatgcatatgaaactatgatcacaaacacttatacatggaccaagtgttttttgactctttgtgaagacacaaactcaaacaaacatgcaagactctatCAAAATTCTTGCCTCTATGGATGTGTGTCCAGACCGTGTATATTTTCTGCTCATACAATAGACCTGCGGCAACTACTCAAAGATGATGCaaagattctaccctaattcCCAATTAATTTGGAAAGAACCTTCCCATATATGAACTCCAACAAATCTTAAGGGAAATCAATTAGGAATAGACAAGTCCTAAAAACCCTAGGGCATCAACACCACGATTTTAACACTCAGAAAAATCTTTTAAAGACATAAATacataaaacctaaaacctactttccaaaatcggactccACATAAAACTAATGCAATTACCTGTGACTCTCCGAGATCAGTAAAGGGCTTTGTCATAGTTTTGTATGGGGATGCCAGTACGATATGTACAAGAATTGTACCTACAATCtgcccctttggcattcctatacaaaacacatCTAATCCATgcaaactccccctcaacaagtgCAAGAGAGACATCACAATTCATCATCCATAATTttc
Coding sequences within:
- the LOC133712487 gene encoding CASP-like protein 2C1, whose protein sequence is MKYHMENTEAFLRLSSVILLVLTALLVGLDHQTKFVFFTYRKASFDQVNALLVLVYVDAVVAGYNLVRLFGKCSMSAGLVKQNPQGSSVYLAWLSLLLDQIAVYVAFGANSAAFQASLIALTGISEFQWMKLCNKYSRFCFQMGGALSCGYLACLLLIFISFITAFNLFRLYSPKKLFLLKSISG